The following proteins come from a genomic window of Solea solea chromosome 3, fSolSol10.1, whole genome shotgun sequence:
- the slc1a1 gene encoding excitatory amino acid transporter 3, which yields MDMMGNKERRGMNFKGLLKRNWLLLATVLSVVLGISLGVMVREYASLSNLHKQYFGFPGELLMRMLKLVILPLIISSMITGVAALDSEVSGKIGLRAVIYYFSTTIIAVILGIILVMTIKPGVSQTADHIDRAGTTPNVTTVDTLLDLIRNMFPENLVQACFQQYKTKRKELDPPKVSVNTTTIPPLTTTIMAVVENITKEYKIVGAYTDGINVLGLIVFCVAFGLVIGKMGEKGRILLEFFDALNDATMKLVHIIMCYMPIGILFLIAAKIIQVEDWEIFRKMGLYMVTVLSGLAIHATVCLPLIYFIIVRKNPLTFTLGMAQALVTALMIASSSATLPVTFRCAEENNRIDKRITRFVLPVGATINMDGTALYEAVAAIFIAQLNDYALDVGQIVTISITATVASIGAAGVPNAGLVTMVIVLTAVGLPASDVTLIVAVDWLLDRFRTMINVLGDAYGAGIVQKLSKRELERMDLMSEVDVTNPFALETTADDEECEKKSYVNGGFTVDKTDAISFTETSQF from the exons ATGGACATGATGGGCAACAAAGAGCGGCGAGGCATGAATTTCAAAGGCTTGCTGAAGAGGAACTGGCTTCTGCTTGCCACGGTTTTATCAGTGGTGCTCG GGATCAGTTTGGGAGTCATGGTCAGAGAGTACGCCTCCCTCTCAAACCTCCACAAGCAGTACTTTGGCTTCCCAGGAGAGCTCCTAATGCGTATGCTGAAGCTGGTCATCCTCCCGCTCATCATCTCCAGCATGATCACAG GTGTTGCAGCCCTGGACTCTGAGGTATCAGGGAAGATTGGCCTGCGAGCCGTGATCTACTATTTCTCAACAACCATCATTGCAGTTATCCTTG GAATCATTCTGGTGATGACCATCAAACCGGGAGTGTCTCAGACAGCTGACCACATTGACAGAGCGGGGACCACGCCCAACGTCACCACAGTGGACACACTCTTGGACCTGATCAG AAACATGTTCCCGGAAAATCTGGTGCAGGCTTGTTTTCAGCAG TACAAGACTAAGCGCAAAGAGCTGGACCCTCCAAAAGTTTCGGTCAACACGACCACAATTCCACCTCTGACGACTACGATCATGGCAGTAGTAGAG AACATCACCAAAGAATATAAAATCGTTGGGGCGTACACAGATGGAATCAACGTGCTGGGACTCATCGTTTTCTGCGTTGCCTTTGGACTCGTCATCGGGAAGATGGGCGAAAAGGGACGCATTCTTCTGGAATTTTTCGACGCCCTGAATGACGCGACCATGAAGTTGGTCCACATAATTATGTG ctACATGCCAATAGGGATCCTGTTCCTAATTGCTGCAAAGATCATCCAGGTGGAAGACTGGGAGATCTTCAGGAAGATGGGTCTGTACATGGTGACGGTGCTGAGTGG TCTCGCCATCCACGCCACCGTCTGTCTGCCGCTCATCTACTTCATCATCGTGAGGAAGAACCCTTTGACGTTCACACTGGGAATGGCCCAGGCCCTGGTGACGGCGCTCATGATCGCCTCAAG CTCTGCCACGCTACCCGTCACCTTCCGATGTGCCGAGGAGAACAATCGCATTGACAAGCGGATCACCCGCTTCGTCCTCCCGGTGGGCGCCACCATCAACATGGACGGCACGGCGCTCTACGAGGCGGTGGCCGCCATCTTCATCGCGCAGCTCAATGACTACGCTCTGGATGTGGGACAGATTGTCACCATCAG TATAACAGCAACTGTTGCCAGTATTGGGGCAGCAGGAGTGCCTAACGCTGGCCTTGTCACCATGGTGATCGTCTTAACAGCTGTGGGGTTACCTGCAAGCGATGTGACTCTGATAGTGGCTGTGGACTGGCTCTT GGATCGATTCCGGACAATGATCAACGTGCTGGGTGACGCCTACGGAGCCGGCATCGTTCAGAAACTATCCAAGCGGGAGCTGGAGAGGATGGATCTGATGTCAGAGGTCGACGTCACCAACCCCTTCGCCCTGGAAACCACCGCAGACGATGAAGAGTGCGAGAAGAAATCCTACGTGAACGGGGGCTTCACCGTCGACAAGACGGATGCCATCTCCTTCACCGAAACCTCGCAGTTCTAG